From Dethiosulfovibrio salsuginis, one genomic window encodes:
- the smc gene encoding chromosome segregation protein SMC, with amino-acid sequence MFIARIKLKNFKSFGGAHDLPLSPGFTAIVGPNGSGKSNILDGLRWGLGDSNGSRLRITRQSDLLFQGTALQKPAKAAEVLLEFSDGEGKTSVKRKFSEEAGALTYVDGIKCRIQDLQETKHRYHLDGDRFAFIGQGDVTDAISQRPMERRNQLEELFGINIYRKKRDEALSKVSSAEQELARLYSLVAELETRRRQIASAVEIARKAVALEKDLSETRGRWYHLRRRALEENLEELRRKASYSRRDSENRLSWKIVWEQNLSKVKSGAKEIELRKSVSKQELAEAEKELEDLRRQVFEIETSLRLEEERLGTTEESARSLSSTVEDLEVKVKKYSLEDKDISSQVSKIAGEIEALEIRHRALIEEKEAKEQDRIDCLQRQGEIKSYLERARATEKALGSTESERLPLIEKMDNELKAAEAEIGNLALEEAKVQKILNQAIKERKDADDKCKDLGTRLQPLRKDIYRKESEIDRVNASSSEEGYPRPVVHLLSAADLGKLTFRPTPVVEAFQCPGDLAIAVEAALGGRQFWLLAQSLSDAQDGIEELKRAKAGRATYLTLDRARPRRPKDGVVLPDKGVVGWAIDLVSVQDIWRPALEHLIGDLLIVESYGVGASMVAGGYSMPIVTLEGEVFSPGGTVSGGGNRRPGGVIQARAQQRELDESLKKLKKELLSLESSLKKWEQEEASKATDVQALSLDLQRIQAQKAQWERSLSDIERDKKLFLAENKAIEGKKESLLKEIKSHEEALAKEEERLLSISIPEDGEIDSLLSNLRLDLVIWNERAKVSIERLEGATKDLEKAKNDLSSCTVTLLNLKNRRDSQREALKKLNDQVAIAEEVKKIKLSELAEAEKGNSKIEKSLDICSRRFALACDRLDEGEKTVVWIEQKLEREKSRLDDIIASWESKYPYPGPSLDYPRSSEEEERRLKHLESSLAQIGDFDRGAISEDSSLSERIGYYGEQTQDVSSGIDELRALIEETDRQAGSLFGDALDKIDLRFNGLFQRLFGGGEAHLKIQGEGGLWDSGVEIIARPPGKVSAYLAQLSGGEQTLTALSLLFASMEVAQVPLAVLDEVDAALDEVNLGRFADIVADYSSSLQIIAMTHRRQTMERADVMYGVTMSEPGLSQVVGVKLEDWK; translated from the coding sequence TTGTTTATAGCACGAATTAAACTCAAAAACTTTAAAAGCTTTGGAGGTGCTCACGACCTACCTCTTTCTCCGGGGTTTACCGCCATCGTTGGCCCTAACGGAAGCGGCAAAAGCAATATTTTGGACGGCCTTAGGTGGGGACTGGGAGACAGCAACGGGTCCAGGCTCAGGATAACCAGGCAATCGGACCTGCTGTTTCAGGGGACCGCTCTCCAAAAACCGGCGAAAGCAGCGGAGGTTCTCCTCGAGTTTTCCGATGGGGAGGGAAAGACCTCGGTGAAAAGAAAATTCTCCGAGGAGGCCGGTGCCCTTACCTACGTCGACGGGATAAAATGCAGAATTCAGGATCTCCAGGAGACAAAACACCGGTATCATCTGGACGGAGATAGATTTGCCTTTATCGGCCAGGGAGATGTCACCGATGCCATCAGCCAGAGACCTATGGAGCGTCGCAACCAGCTGGAGGAGCTATTCGGTATAAACATATACCGAAAAAAAAGGGACGAAGCCCTGTCGAAAGTCAGCTCTGCGGAGCAGGAACTGGCCCGTCTTTACTCCCTCGTGGCGGAGCTTGAGACTCGCCGCCGCCAGATAGCTTCGGCGGTGGAGATCGCCAGGAAAGCGGTCGCACTGGAAAAAGACCTGTCTGAGACCAGAGGGCGATGGTATCACCTCCGTCGTAGAGCTTTGGAGGAAAACCTGGAGGAACTGAGGAGAAAGGCATCCTACTCCCGCCGCGATTCTGAGAACAGGTTGAGCTGGAAGATCGTCTGGGAGCAGAACCTATCGAAGGTAAAAAGCGGAGCTAAAGAGATAGAGCTCCGTAAATCGGTATCAAAGCAGGAACTGGCGGAAGCGGAAAAAGAGCTGGAGGACCTGAGAAGACAGGTTTTCGAGATAGAGACTTCCTTGAGGTTAGAGGAGGAGCGCCTTGGAACCACCGAAGAGTCAGCCAGGTCTCTCTCCTCCACGGTAGAGGACCTTGAGGTAAAGGTAAAAAAATATTCCCTAGAGGACAAAGACATTTCCTCTCAGGTAAGCAAAATAGCCGGAGAGATCGAGGCACTGGAGATCCGCCACCGGGCCTTGATTGAGGAAAAAGAGGCAAAGGAGCAGGACAGGATCGACTGTCTCCAGCGCCAGGGGGAGATAAAGTCTTATCTCGAAAGAGCTAGAGCCACGGAAAAGGCTCTGGGATCCACCGAATCGGAGAGGCTTCCTCTTATCGAGAAAATGGATAATGAGTTGAAAGCCGCTGAGGCTGAGATAGGAAATCTTGCTCTTGAAGAGGCTAAAGTTCAAAAGATACTTAATCAAGCGATCAAAGAGCGTAAAGACGCCGACGATAAGTGTAAAGACCTAGGTACCAGACTACAGCCACTGAGGAAGGATATCTACCGTAAAGAATCGGAGATAGACAGGGTTAACGCCTCTTCCTCCGAGGAAGGATACCCCAGGCCTGTGGTCCATCTGCTATCCGCTGCGGACCTAGGCAAGCTTACCTTTAGGCCTACCCCTGTGGTCGAGGCGTTCCAATGTCCTGGCGACCTGGCGATCGCAGTCGAAGCTGCCCTAGGAGGCCGACAGTTCTGGTTGTTGGCCCAATCTTTATCCGACGCTCAGGACGGCATAGAGGAGCTAAAAAGGGCCAAAGCCGGAAGGGCAACCTACCTCACTTTAGATAGAGCTAGGCCGAGAAGGCCGAAAGATGGGGTCGTCCTGCCGGATAAAGGGGTCGTCGGTTGGGCTATAGACCTAGTCTCGGTTCAGGATATCTGGAGGCCAGCCCTCGAACACCTGATAGGAGATCTCCTAATCGTAGAGAGCTACGGAGTAGGAGCCTCTATGGTCGCAGGAGGATATTCTATGCCTATCGTTACCCTTGAGGGAGAGGTTTTTTCCCCCGGTGGGACCGTCAGTGGAGGAGGCAACCGCAGACCTGGCGGGGTGATACAGGCCAGAGCTCAGCAGAGGGAGCTCGACGAATCCCTCAAAAAACTGAAAAAAGAGCTTCTATCCCTGGAAAGCTCCCTGAAAAAATGGGAGCAGGAAGAGGCCTCTAAGGCGACTGATGTCCAGGCCCTCTCCCTGGATCTTCAAAGGATTCAGGCCCAAAAAGCCCAGTGGGAGAGGTCTCTCTCCGATATCGAGAGGGACAAAAAGCTCTTTTTGGCGGAAAACAAAGCCATAGAGGGTAAAAAAGAATCTCTCTTAAAGGAGATAAAGTCTCACGAAGAGGCATTGGCGAAAGAGGAAGAGAGGCTTCTCTCTATCTCCATTCCCGAGGACGGAGAGATAGATTCTCTTTTATCAAATCTTAGACTGGATCTCGTCATCTGGAACGAGAGGGCTAAAGTATCGATAGAACGTCTTGAAGGGGCTACCAAAGACCTGGAAAAGGCGAAAAACGATCTTTCCTCCTGCACCGTCACTCTTTTAAACTTGAAAAACCGAAGGGATAGTCAGCGTGAGGCTTTAAAAAAGCTAAACGATCAGGTCGCCATCGCCGAAGAGGTAAAAAAAATCAAGCTATCCGAGCTGGCAGAGGCGGAAAAGGGAAACAGCAAAATAGAAAAATCCCTGGACATATGCTCTCGTCGATTTGCCTTGGCCTGCGACAGGCTCGACGAAGGAGAGAAAACCGTCGTCTGGATCGAACAAAAGCTGGAGAGGGAAAAATCCCGTCTAGACGATATAATCGCCTCCTGGGAGAGCAAATACCCCTATCCTGGACCTTCTCTCGATTATCCAAGGTCCTCGGAGGAGGAGGAGAGAAGGCTCAAACACCTTGAGAGCTCCCTTGCCCAGATAGGCGATTTCGACAGAGGGGCTATCTCCGAGGATTCCTCTTTGTCCGAAAGGATAGGCTACTACGGCGAACAGACCCAGGACGTATCGTCGGGAATAGACGAACTTCGAGCTTTGATAGAGGAAACCGATCGTCAGGCAGGCAGTCTTTTCGGCGATGCACTGGATAAAATAGACTTAAGGTTTAACGGCCTGTTCCAGAGGCTCTTTGGTGGAGGGGAGGCTCACCTGAAGATACAGGGCGAAGGAGGGCTATGGGACTCAGGCGTGGAGATTATAGCCAGGCCTCCTGGAAAAGTCTCCGCTTACCTCGCTCAGCTTTCCGGAGGAGAGCAGACCCTGACCGCCCTCTCGCTGCTCTTTGCCTCTATGGAGGTGGCCCAGGTTCCTCTTGCGGTCCTGGACGAGGTCGACGCTGCCCTCGACGAGGTTAACCTAGGTAGGTTTGCGGATATAGTGGCCGATTACTCCTCCTCTTTGCAGATAATAGCCATGACCCACCGTAGGCAGACCATGGAAAGGGCGGACGTCATGTACGGAGTCACCATGTCCGAGCCGGGATTATCCCAGGTAGTAGGCGTAAAGCTGGAGGACTGGAAATGA
- a CDS encoding Rne/Rng family ribonuclease, giving the protein MSSEDKDIRILANTLDPEEMRVAIVEGERLRELFIERMWERQKSGEIYKARVESVLPGMNASFVNLGDGRNAFLYLNDARGHELKPGGDIVVQVTKTARKNKGARVTTRLSLPGRYLVLVPGSQDVGVSKRIERDEERLRLRSIAKELAKRESVGVIVRTAAEGAELDVLESDFSALLDLWKDIEKNSAKQSSPCLIYRDLGLTGRVLRDEFSERVFEIVTDNEEERSKVEEWLERYSGGIDCPVSVHRGNVPVFELYGLEKEIEAALDQKVWLKSGAYLVIEQTEALTVVDVNTGKFVGHSDLRNTVFQTNLEAAEEIAWQLRLRAIGGIVVVDFIDMDYQEDRKALVQRMEELFANDRCRTKVFGVTHLGLVEITRKRARADIRSILTRSCPFCGTPSRVLKEDSVAIIVKKFVRKICNSSRSESLMLELNSRMGEYLSETYLSQWEELFERTIALRCSDSMGWDKFRLDFQGDLEALERRICQLQKEGFVVYSTN; this is encoded by the coding sequence TTGTCCTCAGAGGATAAAGATATAAGGATACTGGCGAATACCCTTGATCCCGAAGAAATGAGGGTAGCCATAGTTGAAGGTGAAAGGCTCAGAGAGCTTTTCATCGAGAGAATGTGGGAGCGGCAGAAGAGCGGAGAGATATACAAAGCCCGTGTAGAAAGCGTCTTGCCTGGGATGAACGCCTCTTTTGTAAACTTAGGTGACGGGAGAAACGCTTTTTTGTATCTCAACGATGCCCGAGGACACGAGCTAAAGCCTGGAGGGGATATAGTAGTTCAGGTCACCAAAACCGCCAGAAAAAACAAAGGTGCTAGGGTAACCACCAGATTATCTCTACCTGGGAGGTATCTTGTGTTGGTCCCAGGGTCCCAGGATGTAGGTGTATCTAAGAGAATAGAGAGAGACGAGGAGAGATTGAGGCTAAGGTCCATAGCCAAAGAGCTAGCCAAAAGGGAATCGGTGGGAGTTATCGTCAGGACCGCGGCGGAAGGGGCGGAACTGGACGTTCTGGAGTCCGATTTTTCCGCACTTCTCGACCTCTGGAAGGATATAGAGAAAAACTCGGCTAAACAGTCCTCTCCCTGTCTTATATACAGGGACCTTGGCCTTACCGGCAGGGTTCTGAGGGACGAGTTCAGCGAGAGGGTTTTTGAGATTGTAACCGATAACGAAGAGGAACGGTCGAAGGTGGAAGAATGGCTTGAGCGATACTCCGGAGGGATCGACTGTCCCGTCTCCGTTCACCGGGGAAATGTCCCTGTCTTCGAGCTCTACGGTCTGGAAAAGGAGATAGAGGCCGCTCTGGATCAGAAGGTATGGCTAAAGTCAGGGGCCTATCTTGTGATTGAGCAGACCGAGGCCCTGACGGTGGTGGACGTAAACACCGGAAAATTTGTCGGTCACTCCGATCTGAGAAACACCGTTTTTCAGACAAACCTGGAGGCGGCGGAGGAGATAGCCTGGCAACTGAGGCTCAGAGCGATCGGAGGGATAGTTGTCGTCGATTTTATAGACATGGACTATCAGGAAGATCGAAAAGCTCTTGTTCAGAGGATGGAGGAGCTTTTTGCCAACGACCGTTGCAGGACAAAGGTTTTCGGTGTCACTCATCTTGGTTTGGTGGAGATAACCAGAAAGAGGGCCAGGGCGGACATCCGGTCTATCTTAACCAGAAGCTGCCCGTTCTGTGGTACCCCCTCCAGGGTACTCAAAGAGGACTCCGTGGCGATTATCGTAAAGAAATTTGTGAGAAAGATATGTAATTCAAGTAGATCCGAGTCCCTAATGCTGGAGCTTAACTCTCGGATGGGGGAGTATCTTTCGGAGACCTACCTCTCCCAGTGGGAAGAGCTATTTGAGAGAACGATAGCTCTAAGGTGCTCCGATAGCATGGGATGGGACAAATTCAGGCTGGATTTTCAGGGAGACCTAGAGGCACTGGAGAGAAGGATATGTCAGCTCCAGAAGGAGGGATTCGTTGTTTATAGCACGAATTAA
- a CDS encoding TIGR03936 family radical SAM-associated protein translates to MARVRMLFSKRGPFCFIRHVDLPQILSRSARRAGMAIDQTEGFSPHPKISLGPALPVGVVACAEPGEIWFSNWNPEDLDRFNSCLPEGLSVLAWEEVEGKALNKLCDAGEYLVRPQKEAVFRDLVQLLENKDPWDGLLYSWLPTSTEVKLTIGDPSQNGPGKIVKALVGENIIQGWTDIRIARLSVGLWDGDSKSVKHLISSYSGGI, encoded by the coding sequence ATGGCTAGAGTCAGGATGCTTTTCTCAAAAAGAGGTCCCTTTTGCTTTATCCGCCACGTCGACCTGCCTCAGATCCTCTCTAGATCGGCCAGACGGGCGGGTATGGCGATAGACCAGACGGAAGGTTTTTCTCCCCACCCTAAAATATCCCTTGGCCCAGCCCTTCCTGTAGGGGTAGTCGCCTGCGCTGAGCCTGGGGAGATATGGTTTTCAAACTGGAACCCAGAGGACCTGGACCGTTTTAACTCCTGCCTGCCTGAAGGGCTATCGGTTCTGGCCTGGGAAGAGGTCGAGGGAAAGGCGCTTAACAAGCTATGCGATGCGGGGGAATATCTGGTAAGGCCCCAGAAGGAGGCTGTTTTCAGGGATTTAGTCCAGCTTTTGGAGAACAAAGATCCCTGGGACGGCTTGCTTTATAGCTGGCTTCCTACGTCCACCGAGGTCAAACTGACTATCGGCGACCCCTCCCAAAACGGTCCTGGAAAAATTGTGAAAGCCCTTGTAGGGGAGAATATCATACAGGGATGGACCGATATCCGTATTGCCAGACTTTCGGTAGGCCTTTGGGATGGGGACTCTAAATCGGTAAAACATTTGATCTCATCCTATTCTGGTGGTATTTAG
- a CDS encoding TIGR03960 family B12-binding radical SAM protein gives MVFKEWNDRRWDAMASVSRPSRYAGGEWGKIAPKESPSLRMCLCFPDVYEVGMSYLGFQLLYDMIKKIDEIDVERAYCPWIDMEKEMRHRGVQLGSLESDRSLSDFDVVGFTLQYELSFTNILTMLDLGDIPLKSADRGDSVPLVIAGGPGALSPEPISDFVDLFCLGDGEAMLPDLLLMLSETKGMNRQDRLKLASEIPGVYAPSVLNWEFSPLGASFSGISAPFRRVIAPDMDSICPDSAIVPSSSILHDRIAVELFRGCSRGCRFCQAGMIYRPIRERSPQKVVETVSRLADSTGWDEISLVSLASCDYPHIEETIMALKPLMEEKDMKLSLPSLRMDNFSLSLASGLDVMKKSGLTLAPEGGTQRIRDVINKGVSEENVEESIRSAFDHGWERMKLYFMMGLPTETYDDLKGIIDIAERAVAIGRSMKRRADINVSVAGFVPKPHTPFQWEPQDSMESFRDKGRWLKSRVKNRKISLKYHEPSQSFIEGVMARGDRRLGEVIDRAWKIGARFDGWSETFNLSIWQQAFSDCSVDPAWYANRERPKDEGFPWDHIDCGVTREFLWREREKSKLEALTVDCREGSCSCCGWQSNGCNWYHGGKQNG, from the coding sequence ATGGTTTTTAAAGAATGGAACGACCGGAGATGGGACGCTATGGCTTCGGTCAGTCGTCCCTCTCGTTACGCCGGAGGAGAATGGGGGAAGATCGCCCCTAAAGAAAGCCCTTCTCTGAGGATGTGCCTATGTTTCCCCGATGTGTACGAGGTCGGAATGAGCTACCTTGGGTTTCAGCTTTTATACGACATGATAAAAAAAATAGACGAAATTGACGTGGAAAGAGCTTATTGCCCATGGATAGACATGGAAAAAGAGATGAGACACAGAGGCGTTCAGCTTGGGTCTCTGGAAAGCGATCGATCTTTAAGCGATTTTGACGTTGTCGGTTTTACGCTCCAGTACGAACTCTCCTTTACCAATATACTGACGATGTTGGATCTCGGGGACATCCCCTTAAAATCGGCGGACAGAGGGGATAGCGTCCCTCTGGTTATAGCTGGAGGTCCAGGGGCCCTCTCTCCGGAGCCTATCTCCGATTTCGTAGACCTATTCTGCTTAGGCGACGGAGAGGCTATGTTGCCCGATCTGCTGCTCATGCTTTCTGAGACCAAAGGAATGAACAGACAGGACCGGCTCAAATTGGCCTCCGAGATACCGGGGGTCTACGCACCTTCCGTCCTGAACTGGGAATTCTCCCCTCTGGGGGCGTCTTTTTCCGGTATTTCCGCCCCTTTTCGTCGGGTAATAGCCCCTGATATGGACTCTATCTGTCCCGACTCGGCTATAGTCCCTTCCTCGAGCATACTTCACGATCGTATCGCCGTCGAGCTTTTCAGAGGATGCTCCAGAGGATGTAGGTTCTGTCAGGCGGGAATGATATACAGGCCTATAAGGGAAAGGTCTCCCCAAAAGGTGGTGGAGACCGTAAGCCGTCTAGCGGACTCCACCGGATGGGACGAGATCAGCTTGGTATCTCTGGCTAGCTGTGACTATCCCCATATAGAGGAGACTATCATGGCTTTAAAGCCTCTTATGGAGGAAAAGGACATGAAACTCAGCCTCCCTAGTCTCAGAATGGACAACTTCTCCCTCTCTCTCGCCTCCGGTCTCGACGTGATGAAAAAAAGCGGTCTGACCTTAGCTCCAGAGGGAGGGACCCAGAGAATAAGGGACGTCATAAACAAAGGGGTTTCGGAGGAGAACGTAGAAGAGTCTATTCGATCAGCCTTCGATCACGGCTGGGAGAGAATGAAGCTTTATTTCATGATGGGCCTTCCTACTGAGACCTACGACGATCTAAAGGGGATTATAGACATCGCGGAGAGAGCTGTAGCCATAGGAAGATCTATGAAGAGGAGAGCGGACATAAACGTCTCGGTAGCCGGGTTTGTCCCTAAACCTCATACTCCTTTTCAATGGGAGCCTCAGGACAGCATGGAGAGTTTCAGGGATAAGGGAAGATGGCTGAAGAGTAGGGTTAAAAATAGAAAGATATCCCTTAAATATCACGAGCCATCTCAGTCTTTCATAGAAGGGGTTATGGCAAGAGGGGATCGCAGGCTTGGCGAGGTTATTGATAGAGCGTGGAAAATCGGAGCTAGATTCGACGGTTGGTCCGAGACCTTTAACCTATCCATCTGGCAACAGGCCTTCTCCGACTGTTCTGTGGACCCAGCTTGGTATGCCAACAGGGAGAGACCTAAGGACGAGGGCTTTCCCTGGGATCACATAGACTGCGGGGTTACCAGGGAGTTTTTGTGGAGGGAAAGGGAGAAATCTAAGTTAGAGGCCCTTACCGTCGACTGTCGAGAGGGCTCCTGCTCCTGCTGTGGATGGCAGTCCAACGGCTGTAACTGGTATCATGGAGGTAAACAAAATGGCTAG
- the rodA gene encoding rod shape-determining protein RodA: protein MSEERGSSVGLLRAIDIPLIIAVLALTSIGIMSIYSAASGVNVSGLALARRQLVWGGLSLLISLLIVKIGYRSIVKSSYILYGVLILFLLFMMVQGEVSKGALRWLSVGPIRIQPSEPGKILLSLFLAKFMAYKEMTDLIDFAKVWALGGLSAFLILIQPDLGTSLVYFTVIFSALIVGGARKRHLLGLIGIGLAILPFAWHGLKSYQKQRLLVFINPESDPLGAGYNVIQSRIAVGSGSLWGKGFMNGTQSKLKFLPEPHTDFIFSVFSEEWGFLGCLLVLALFAFVMWRMISIAIKSKDRRGKVLVGALTGWIWFQTVESVGMSIGLLPVTGAPLPFLSYGGSALVSVFIAIGLVISVGLTDEMERNQYDT, encoded by the coding sequence ATGTCTGAGGAGAGAGGCTCTTCGGTCGGACTTCTCCGAGCCATCGATATACCCCTCATCATAGCGGTTTTGGCCTTGACCTCTATAGGCATTATGTCCATATACAGTGCCGCATCGGGAGTTAACGTCAGCGGCTTGGCTCTCGCCCGTCGCCAGCTGGTCTGGGGCGGGCTTTCCCTTTTGATTTCCCTCTTGATAGTAAAAATTGGATATAGGTCTATCGTTAAATCAAGCTACATTCTCTACGGGGTTCTAATACTTTTTCTCCTGTTTATGATGGTTCAAGGAGAGGTCTCAAAGGGAGCTCTTAGATGGCTTTCTGTCGGGCCAATCAGAATACAGCCCTCTGAGCCAGGTAAAATACTGCTATCTTTGTTTCTCGCTAAGTTTATGGCCTACAAAGAGATGACCGACCTAATCGACTTCGCCAAGGTCTGGGCCCTCGGCGGTTTATCCGCCTTTCTGATACTGATACAGCCCGATTTAGGGACCTCTTTGGTCTATTTCACCGTGATCTTTTCCGCCTTGATAGTGGGAGGAGCCAGAAAAAGACATCTGTTAGGGCTTATAGGAATTGGGCTAGCTATATTGCCCTTTGCTTGGCACGGATTGAAATCCTACCAAAAACAGAGGTTGCTGGTTTTTATTAACCCAGAGTCCGACCCACTCGGTGCGGGCTATAACGTCATACAGTCCCGAATAGCGGTAGGATCCGGCTCTCTCTGGGGAAAGGGTTTTATGAACGGTACTCAGAGCAAGTTAAAATTTCTCCCAGAGCCTCACACCGATTTTATCTTCAGTGTCTTTTCCGAGGAGTGGGGGTTCTTGGGATGTCTTTTAGTCCTTGCCCTGTTCGCTTTCGTCATGTGGAGAATGATCTCCATAGCGATAAAAAGCAAAGACCGTAGAGGTAAGGTACTAGTAGGTGCCTTGACTGGATGGATCTGGTTTCAAACCGTGGAGTCGGTCGGAATGAGCATAGGACTTCTTCCTGTTACCGGTGCTCCCCTTCCCTTTTTGAGCTACGGCGGAAGTGCCCTTGTGTCGGTCTTTATCGCCATAGGTCTGGTTATCAGCGTGGGGTTGACCGACGAAATGGAGAGGAATCAATACGATACATAA
- the minE gene encoding cell division topological specificity factor MinE: protein MTFLDTIFGKKKSQSVAKERLQLVLIHDRSDISPEVMERLRKDLISVISSYMDVDTENIEMDFDREGKKVALVANIPVTCMKRTKRGGDDV, encoded by the coding sequence ATGACTTTTTTAGATACAATATTTGGGAAGAAAAAATCCCAGTCCGTCGCTAAGGAAAGGCTTCAACTGGTTTTGATCCACGATAGATCAGACATATCCCCAGAGGTCATGGAGCGACTCAGGAAGGACCTTATATCGGTTATATCGTCCTATATGGACGTAGACACGGAAAACATAGAGATGGATTTCGACAGGGAGGGTAAAAAAGTCGCTCTAGTGGCTAATATACCTGTTACCTGCATGAAAAGGACTAAAAGAGGGGGAGATGATGTCTGA
- the minD gene encoding septum site-determining protein MinD, producing MDARVIVVTSGKGGVGKTTTTANVSMALAKRGYKVVAVDADIGLRNLDVILGLENRILYNLVDVVEGTCSLRQAMVKDKRVEGLYMLPAAQTRTKDSVLPDQMKSLCDELKKDFDFVVLDSPAGIEGGFQNAAAGAREALVVTTPDVSAVRDADRIIGMLESLGKMPIKLIVNRIRPQMVQKGDMLSVSDVLDILAVDLAGIVPEDESVVTSSNRGEPLTLGDESPAAKAFANIAGRIVGEEIPFMEMEHLSKGGILDGFRKLFLRK from the coding sequence TTGGACGCAAGGGTGATAGTTGTTACTTCAGGTAAGGGAGGGGTTGGCAAGACAACTACTACCGCCAACGTCTCTATGGCCCTGGCTAAAAGGGGATATAAAGTCGTAGCGGTAGACGCCGACATAGGTCTCAGAAATTTGGACGTTATCCTGGGGTTGGAGAATCGTATACTGTACAACCTGGTGGACGTGGTGGAGGGAACCTGCTCTTTAAGGCAGGCTATGGTTAAAGACAAAAGGGTAGAAGGTCTTTACATGCTCCCCGCCGCCCAGACTAGGACCAAGGACTCTGTGTTGCCGGATCAGATGAAATCTCTATGCGATGAGCTCAAAAAAGACTTTGATTTTGTGGTGCTGGACAGTCCTGCAGGCATAGAGGGAGGTTTCCAGAACGCCGCCGCCGGTGCTAGAGAAGCTCTGGTAGTGACCACCCCTGACGTCTCCGCCGTAAGGGACGCCGATCGCATTATAGGGATGTTAGAGTCTCTCGGAAAAATGCCAATAAAATTGATAGTAAACAGGATAAGGCCTCAGATGGTTCAAAAGGGCGATATGCTATCGGTAAGCGATGTGCTCGATATCCTTGCGGTTGATCTGGCCGGTATAGTGCCGGAGGACGAATCGGTGGTAACCTCCTCCAACAGAGGAGAACCTCTGACTCTAGGGGATGAATCTCCTGCCGCTAAAGCTTTCGCAAACATAGCTGGCCGTATCGTAGGCGAGGAAATACCTTTTATGGAGATGGAGCACCTCTCTAAAGGCGGCATTCTGGACGGCTTCCGAAAGCTGTTTTTAAGGAAGTAG
- the minC gene encoding septum site-determining protein MinC — protein MAVLTNKQTGAVLLKGSGNGLRLIIPDDVPIDKVIEDARLLLKEASAMVSGMDIIVDTGTRPVDEQELVFLLQRLIWGESLKVSFWRCENSAARDLISNSGFKLEFPPAQIDSQDYDALVIDRSLRSGQRISHPGDVLVMGNVHDGAEVSATGNVCVFGRLSGVVHAGADGDDRRFITADNFNARQIRIGNKVSNDVDLSDHSWWGRPVIISVERGSFQITERK, from the coding sequence GTGGCAGTTTTGACAAATAAACAGACTGGTGCCGTTTTGCTTAAGGGAAGTGGAAACGGCTTGAGACTGATAATCCCCGACGATGTCCCAATCGATAAGGTCATCGAAGACGCTCGCTTGCTTCTGAAAGAAGCCTCTGCTATGGTCTCCGGTATGGATATAATAGTCGATACCGGAACTCGCCCTGTCGATGAACAGGAGCTGGTCTTTCTCCTCCAGCGTTTGATCTGGGGAGAATCCCTCAAGGTTTCTTTCTGGAGGTGCGAAAACTCAGCTGCAAGGGATTTGATCTCCAATAGCGGCTTCAAGTTAGAGTTTCCTCCTGCTCAGATAGACTCTCAAGATTATGACGCTCTAGTTATAGACAGGTCCCTTCGATCAGGGCAGAGAATATCCCATCCTGGAGATGTGCTAGTGATGGGAAACGTCCACGACGGAGCCGAAGTCTCGGCAACCGGAAACGTATGCGTCTTTGGCCGTCTTTCAGGTGTTGTCCACGCAGGGGCGGACGGAGATGACAGACGTTTTATAACCGCCGATAACTTTAACGCCAGACAGATCAGGATAGGCAATAAGGTAAGCAACGACGTAGATCTCTCCGATCATAGTTGGTGGGGCAGACCGGTGATAATCTCCGTAGAGAGAGGTTCTTTCCAGATAACCGAAAGAAAATAA